Proteins from a single region of Chryseomicrobium sp. FSL W7-1435:
- a CDS encoding heavy metal translocating P-type ATPase produces the protein MVEKTKETEDKTVYRVEGFSCANCAGKFEKNVKQIPGVQDAKVNFGASKIAVYGEATIEELEKAGAFENLKVAPEKPKRQAAPEVTVEDKNVFRVEGFTCANCAGKFENNVKQIPGVQDAKVNFGASKISVYGAATIDELEKAGAFENLKVAPEITGRPAITNTGTEKAPARTEKKVPFYQKHSTLLYSTLLIVFGYISQFVNGEDNLMTSLLFVAAIVIGGYSLFKVGFQNLIRLDFDMKTLMTVAVIGAAFIGEWAEAAIVVILFAISEALERYSMDRARQSIRSLMDIAPKEALVRRNGQEQLISVDDIVVGDTMIVRPGQKIAMDGTVTNGYSAVNQAAITGESVPVAKTVNDDVFAGTLNEEGLLEVQITKLVEDTTIAKIIHLVEEAQGERAPSQAFVDKFAKYYTPIIMAVAALVAIVPPLLFDASWETWVYQGLAVLVVGCPCALVISTPISIVSAIGNAAKKGVLIKGGVYLEEMGALKAIAFDKTGTLTKGVPVVTDFEVMNKQVNEKELLSIVTALEYRSQHPLASAIMKKADAENISYSSVLVEDFSSITGKGIKGTVEGITYYIGSPILFNELGAASPNANLEQTVTALQNQGKTAMIIGTEQHILAVIAVADEVRDSSKEVIQKLHDMGIKKTIMLTGDNKATGQAIGREVGVTEIQAELMPEDKLNVIKRLRAEYGKVAMIGDGVNDAPALAASTVGIAMGGAGTDTALETADVALMGDDLSKLPFTVKLSRKSLNIIKANITFAIGIKVIALLLVIPGWLTLWIAIMSDMGATLLVALNSLRLMRVKE, from the coding sequence TTGGTTGAAAAAACGAAGGAAACAGAAGACAAAACGGTCTACCGGGTTGAGGGCTTTTCGTGTGCGAATTGCGCCGGGAAATTCGAGAAGAACGTCAAACAGATTCCCGGTGTCCAGGATGCCAAAGTGAACTTTGGGGCTTCGAAAATTGCGGTCTACGGCGAGGCGACGATCGAGGAACTGGAAAAAGCCGGCGCTTTCGAGAATTTGAAGGTCGCACCGGAAAAACCGAAACGCCAGGCGGCTCCTGAAGTGACCGTCGAAGACAAAAATGTCTTCCGGGTCGAAGGCTTTACATGCGCGAACTGCGCCGGGAAGTTTGAGAACAACGTCAAGCAGATCCCCGGTGTCCAGGATGCCAAAGTGAACTTCGGGGCTTCAAAAATTTCCGTTTACGGGGCAGCGACCATCGACGAATTGGAGAAAGCCGGTGCGTTTGAAAACTTGAAGGTGGCGCCTGAAATTACAGGACGTCCAGCTATCACGAATACCGGAACCGAAAAAGCGCCAGCTCGAACAGAGAAGAAAGTGCCGTTCTACCAAAAGCACAGCACCTTGCTCTACTCCACCCTCTTGATCGTGTTCGGCTACATTTCCCAGTTCGTCAACGGCGAAGACAACCTGATGACGTCGCTCCTGTTTGTGGCGGCGATTGTCATTGGCGGGTACTCGCTCTTCAAAGTCGGCTTCCAGAACCTGATTCGCCTGGATTTCGACATGAAGACCCTCATGACCGTTGCGGTCATCGGGGCAGCCTTTATCGGGGAATGGGCGGAAGCGGCCATCGTGGTCATCCTCTTTGCGATCAGTGAAGCACTGGAACGCTATTCCATGGACCGGGCGAGACAATCCATCCGTTCGTTGATGGACATCGCTCCGAAAGAGGCACTGGTCCGGCGGAATGGCCAAGAACAGTTAATTTCGGTAGACGACATTGTGGTGGGCGACACCATGATTGTCAGACCGGGACAGAAGATTGCGATGGACGGCACGGTGACCAACGGGTATTCGGCGGTCAATCAGGCGGCCATCACCGGGGAATCCGTGCCGGTCGCCAAAACGGTGAATGATGATGTCTTCGCCGGTACGCTGAACGAAGAAGGTTTGCTGGAAGTCCAAATCACCAAACTGGTCGAAGACACGACCATTGCGAAAATCATTCACCTGGTCGAAGAAGCGCAGGGCGAACGCGCCCCTTCCCAGGCATTTGTCGATAAGTTTGCGAAGTACTACACACCGATCATCATGGCGGTTGCCGCACTTGTCGCCATTGTCCCGCCCCTTCTGTTCGATGCTAGCTGGGAAACCTGGGTCTATCAAGGACTGGCTGTGCTCGTAGTAGGCTGTCCGTGTGCATTGGTCATTTCGACGCCGATCTCAATCGTGTCCGCCATCGGGAATGCCGCGAAAAAAGGCGTGCTGATCAAAGGCGGCGTATACTTGGAGGAAATGGGTGCGCTGAAGGCCATCGCATTTGACAAGACCGGCACCCTGACCAAAGGGGTTCCCGTCGTAACGGATTTTGAAGTCATGAACAAGCAAGTAAACGAAAAAGAGCTGCTTTCCATCGTGACTGCGCTGGAGTACCGCTCGCAGCATCCCCTTGCCTCCGCCATCATGAAAAAAGCGGACGCAGAGAACATTTCATATTCTTCGGTATTGGTCGAGGACTTCTCTTCCATTACCGGAAAAGGGATTAAGGGAACCGTAGAAGGGATCACGTACTACATCGGTAGCCCGATTCTGTTCAACGAGTTAGGCGCGGCGAGCCCCAATGCGAACTTGGAACAGACCGTAACGGCCCTGCAAAACCAGGGCAAGACCGCGATGATCATCGGGACGGAACAACACATTTTGGCGGTCATCGCCGTGGCCGATGAAGTCCGGGACTCCAGCAAGGAAGTCATCCAGAAGCTGCACGACATGGGCATCAAGAAGACGATCATGCTGACGGGTGACAACAAAGCGACCGGTCAGGCCATCGGCCGAGAGGTCGGCGTCACCGAAATCCAGGCCGAGCTGATGCCGGAGGACAAATTGAATGTCATCAAACGCTTACGGGCCGAGTACGGCAAGGTGGCGATGATTGGAGACGGCGTGAACGACGCGCCGGCACTCGCCGCTTCTACGGTCGGGATTGCCATGGGCGGAGCCGGAACGGATACCGCTTTGGAAACGGCGGATGTCGCTTTGATGGGCGACGATTTGAGCAAGCTGCCATTCACGGTGAAATTGAGCCGGAAATCCCTGAATATCATCAAAGCGAACATTACGTTCGCCATCGGCATCAAAGTGATTGCGCTGCTATTGGTCATTCCGGGTTGGCTGACCCTGTGGATCGCCATCATGTCGGATATGGGCGCTACCCTTCTGGTTGCACTCAACAGCTTGCGGCTGATGCGCGTTAAAGAGTAA
- a CDS encoding CadD family cadmium resistance transporter — translation MLTTIFTAVAAYVATSIDYVIILLILFSQTMKKGQLKSIVIGQYLGTAILVGVSLLAAYGLTLVPSHWVGLLGLIPIYLGIRVWKREEDEDDEENLLSRLSSGNPNRLFVTITVITLAAGGDNIGVYIPYFSTLNPSETVVMLVVFAILVAVLCYLSYRLAAVKTISETIEKWERWIVPIVFIGLGILIMAENGTFRFLWGLVS, via the coding sequence CTGTTAACCACGATTTTTACCGCGGTTGCCGCTTATGTGGCGACCAGCATTGATTACGTCATTATTTTGCTGATCCTGTTTTCACAAACGATGAAAAAAGGCCAGTTAAAATCCATTGTCATCGGACAATACCTAGGAACAGCCATCTTGGTGGGCGTCAGCCTGTTGGCTGCGTACGGCCTGACGCTTGTGCCGTCCCACTGGGTGGGCTTGCTAGGGCTCATTCCGATTTACCTGGGCATCCGGGTCTGGAAGCGAGAAGAAGACGAGGACGACGAAGAGAATCTCCTGTCCCGTTTGTCTTCCGGAAACCCCAATCGCTTGTTTGTCACCATTACAGTCATTACCCTGGCGGCTGGCGGCGACAACATTGGCGTCTACATACCCTACTTTTCAACCTTGAATCCAAGTGAAACAGTGGTGATGCTGGTTGTCTTTGCCATCCTGGTCGCCGTCTTGTGTTACCTCAGTTACCGGTTGGCAGCCGTTAAAACGATTTCTGAAACGATAGAGAAATGGGAACGGTGGATTGTGCCGATTGTCTTCATCGGGCTCGGCATCTTGATTATGGCGGAGAATGGGACTTTCCGTTTCCTTTGGGGATTGGTGAGTTGA
- a CDS encoding response regulator transcription factor, whose product MQKVLLVDDEKRMLDLVALHLKPHQYLCKKALGAHEALACLETENFDIILLDIMMPDMDGWELCREIRKFSDVPIIMLTAREQQKDIIKGLNLGADDYITKPFNEEELLARMSALLRRRTPKSTIEVDGLLWDEDRFELTYGKHFIKLTPKEFLMVGHLMKNANKVFTREQLIQLIWGFDSETEGRTIDSHVRNVREKIRQSGFPINDHFITVWGIGYKWINEME is encoded by the coding sequence TTGCAGAAAGTGCTATTGGTTGATGATGAAAAACGAATGCTGGATTTAGTGGCTTTGCATTTGAAGCCGCATCAGTACCTCTGTAAAAAAGCACTGGGAGCCCATGAAGCCCTCGCCTGTCTGGAAACAGAAAATTTCGATATTATCTTGTTGGATATCATGATGCCGGATATGGACGGCTGGGAGCTGTGCCGGGAAATCCGGAAGTTTTCGGATGTGCCGATTATCATGCTGACGGCACGGGAACAGCAGAAGGATATCATTAAAGGGCTGAACCTGGGTGCAGATGATTACATCACGAAGCCGTTTAATGAAGAAGAATTACTGGCCCGGATGAGCGCGTTGTTGCGCAGAAGAACCCCGAAAAGCACTATTGAAGTCGATGGATTGTTATGGGATGAGGACCGGTTTGAACTCACATACGGCAAACATTTCATCAAATTGACGCCAAAAGAATTTCTGATGGTGGGCCATCTGATGAAAAATGCCAATAAAGTGTTCACAAGGGAACAGCTGATCCAGTTGATCTGGGGATTTGATTCGGAGACGGAAGGAAGGACCATTGATTCGCATGTACGGAATGTGCGGGAAAAAATTCGGCAATCTGGATTTCCAATCAATGACCATTTTATCACCGTGTGGGGGATTGGCTACAAATGGATCAATGAAATGGAATAA
- a CDS encoding HAMP domain-containing sensor histidine kinase encodes MLNRLALKIGLLFFVFIVIIESVLFLTLYVTFVNERVDEVMTNLLARGNTHSEVLEDSFEPATLNHVALMESASDFIVIITDADGNELTHSDSIEPEMREVLEHTDFDEVLQGGKVVEERWDKKEFIATDSPITIEGEHRGHVFMFAETNHIKGMVSHLRNQFLIVGLIAVGLTVITIFLLSRLITLPLIRMKEATEQLSEGHHEVSLNIGRNDELGELANAITALSSDLERLKNERNEFLASISHELRTPLTYIKGYADIASRPNASEEEKKEYIGIIREETAHLTELIRQLFELAQMDHNQFAIQKEEFSLEMLFASVVALVRPAFDEKQISFAVHCEHEIVAFIDPERFQQVLLNVLDNARKHSPEGTQVVLQGVQDKDTITISIRDEGEGIPEKDLPFVFERLYRVDKSRSRQYGGSGLGLAIAKEIVESHGGLMTLQSEYGQGTTVRIELKRGDSLAESAIG; translated from the coding sequence ATGTTAAATAGACTTGCATTAAAAATCGGTTTGCTGTTTTTTGTTTTTATCGTCATCATTGAATCGGTTTTGTTTCTGACCTTGTACGTTACCTTCGTCAATGAACGGGTGGATGAAGTCATGACGAATCTGCTCGCAAGAGGGAATACCCACAGCGAAGTGTTGGAAGACAGTTTTGAACCGGCAACATTGAACCATGTGGCCTTGATGGAGTCGGCTTCCGATTTCATCGTGATCATTACGGATGCAGATGGCAACGAATTGACCCACTCCGATTCAATTGAACCCGAAATGAGGGAAGTGCTGGAACACACCGATTTTGATGAGGTTCTGCAGGGAGGGAAGGTCGTGGAAGAGCGATGGGACAAAAAAGAGTTTATTGCGACGGACAGCCCAATCACCATTGAAGGAGAACATAGAGGCCACGTGTTCATGTTTGCGGAAACCAATCATATCAAAGGGATGGTCAGTCATTTGCGAAACCAATTCCTGATTGTTGGCCTGATTGCTGTCGGGTTGACCGTCATCACAATTTTTCTGCTATCCCGATTGATTACGTTGCCGTTGATTCGGATGAAAGAAGCGACGGAACAGTTAAGCGAAGGGCACCACGAGGTCAGCCTGAATATTGGCCGAAACGATGAGTTGGGAGAGCTGGCGAACGCCATCACTGCCCTATCCAGTGACTTGGAACGTTTAAAAAATGAGCGGAATGAATTTTTGGCGAGTATTTCGCACGAGTTGCGGACGCCGTTGACCTATATCAAAGGATATGCCGATATCGCGAGCCGGCCGAATGCATCCGAGGAAGAGAAAAAGGAATACATTGGCATCATCCGGGAAGAGACGGCCCATTTGACGGAATTGATCCGGCAGCTGTTTGAGCTGGCTCAGATGGATCATAACCAGTTCGCCATTCAAAAAGAGGAATTTTCACTGGAGATGCTTTTTGCATCCGTCGTTGCCTTGGTTCGGCCAGCTTTTGACGAGAAACAGATTTCATTTGCTGTCCATTGTGAACATGAGATTGTCGCCTTCATTGATCCCGAACGTTTTCAGCAGGTATTGCTGAATGTCTTGGACAACGCCCGCAAACATTCTCCTGAAGGAACACAAGTGGTATTACAGGGAGTCCAAGATAAAGATACCATTACCATAAGCATCCGTGATGAAGGAGAGGGCATACCGGAAAAAGATCTTCCTTTTGTCTTTGAAAGATTGTATCGGGTCGATAAATCCAGATCCAGACAGTACGGAGGAAGCGGTCTCGGATTGGCAATTGCGAAAGAGATCGTCGAATCACACGGTGGCCTCATGACGCTTCAAAGTGAGTACGGACAAGGGACAACCGTCCGGATCGAATTGAAAAGGGGGGATTCGCTTGCAGAAAGTGCTATTGGTTGA
- the copZ gene encoding copper chaperone CopZ, whose amino-acid sequence MIETLKVQGMSCSHCVNSVETGVGELEGVSSVAVDLKKGEVAVDYDAGKTSLNEIQEAIEEQGYAVV is encoded by the coding sequence ATGATTGAAACATTAAAAGTACAAGGCATGTCCTGCAGCCACTGTGTAAACTCGGTTGAAACTGGCGTCGGTGAACTCGAAGGGGTTTCATCTGTGGCAGTTGATCTAAAAAAAGGTGAAGTGGCAGTGGATTATGACGCTGGCAAGACATCATTAAACGAAATTCAGGAAGCGATTGAAGAACAAGGATATGCCGTCGTATAA
- a CDS encoding heavy metal translocating P-type ATPase: MAKSEKDHHHHHDEQADHSKMDHSKHVGHVYHEAQVKEGIQDHSNPSQNHEHHDHSDHSGHDHDHHHHGNFKEIFLKSLPVGIIILLLSPMMDIRLPFQFTFPYSDIVVAGLATILLVYGGKPFFQGAIEEFRQKAPGMMALISLGLSVSYLYSIYAVLARYVTGEHIMDFFFEFASLLLIMLLGHWIEMKAVGEAGDAQKSLAELVPKDAHVVLEDDAIETRPVNELKVGDLVRVQAGENVPADGIIKRGTSRINEALLTGESKPIEKGAGDKVIGGSTNGAGILYLEVQETGDQSFISQVQTLISQAQDQPSRAENLAQKVAGWLFYIAIAVAFIAFVVWLYIADIQTAILFTVTTLVIACPHALGLAIPLVIARSTSLGASRGLLVKDREALELASKADVMILDKTGTLTTGEFKVLNMETLDGQHTEAEIAALMAGIEGGSSHPIAQSIVQYAEKQGIQPVHFDSIDVVSGAGIEGNANGRKYELISQKALGRDVAVDVPKGATLSILVEDGNPIGTVALGDELKETSRTLIQALKHYNIKPIMATGDNETAAQGVAEKLGIEYRANQSPQDKYDLVESLKNNGQTVIMVGDGVNDAPSLAIADVGIAVGAGTQVAIDSADVILTQSDPGDIESFIELANKTTGKMKQNLVWGAGYNFIAIPIAAGGLAFIGITLVPAVGAVLMSVSTVIVAINAMTLKLKN; encoded by the coding sequence ATGGCTAAAAGTGAAAAAGACCATCACCACCATCACGACGAACAAGCAGATCACAGTAAAATGGACCATTCCAAACATGTTGGGCATGTCTATCATGAAGCTCAAGTAAAAGAGGGCATTCAAGACCACAGCAATCCCTCCCAGAACCATGAACATCATGACCATTCCGATCACAGCGGGCATGATCACGACCATCATCACCACGGTAATTTTAAAGAGATTTTCTTGAAGTCGCTGCCGGTTGGCATCATCATTCTGTTATTGTCGCCGATGATGGACATTCGGCTTCCCTTTCAATTCACTTTTCCATACTCGGATATTGTGGTCGCAGGATTAGCAACCATCTTATTGGTTTATGGGGGGAAACCTTTCTTTCAGGGGGCTATAGAAGAATTCAGGCAAAAAGCGCCGGGTATGATGGCCCTTATTTCTTTAGGGTTGTCCGTTTCCTATCTGTATAGCATTTATGCGGTGCTGGCACGCTATGTGACTGGCGAACACATCATGGACTTTTTCTTTGAATTTGCTTCCTTGCTGTTGATCATGCTCCTTGGACATTGGATCGAAATGAAGGCTGTCGGAGAGGCAGGAGACGCGCAAAAATCGCTCGCTGAATTGGTGCCGAAAGATGCACATGTGGTATTGGAAGACGATGCCATTGAGACGCGTCCCGTAAATGAGCTGAAAGTCGGAGACCTTGTACGGGTTCAGGCCGGAGAAAATGTCCCTGCCGATGGCATCATCAAAAGAGGCACCTCCCGGATCAATGAAGCTTTGCTGACGGGGGAATCTAAACCCATTGAAAAAGGAGCCGGAGACAAAGTAATCGGCGGTTCCACGAACGGTGCAGGCATCTTATATCTTGAAGTACAGGAAACCGGCGACCAATCGTTCATTTCTCAAGTTCAAACCCTGATAAGCCAAGCGCAGGATCAACCTTCAAGAGCTGAAAATCTTGCTCAAAAAGTAGCCGGCTGGCTGTTTTATATCGCCATTGCGGTGGCTTTCATCGCTTTTGTCGTTTGGCTGTACATTGCTGACATTCAAACCGCTATTCTTTTTACGGTTACGACATTAGTCATTGCATGTCCACACGCTCTCGGCCTTGCCATTCCGCTGGTTATTGCACGAAGCACCAGTTTAGGTGCAAGCCGCGGGCTGTTGGTGAAAGACCGCGAAGCATTGGAGTTAGCAAGTAAGGCTGATGTAATGATACTGGATAAAACGGGTACGTTGACTACTGGCGAATTTAAAGTTTTGAACATGGAAACACTGGATGGTCAACATACCGAAGCCGAAATCGCGGCGTTAATGGCAGGGATTGAAGGCGGATCCAGCCACCCAATCGCCCAGTCAATAGTCCAATACGCTGAGAAACAAGGGATTCAGCCTGTCCACTTTGATTCGATTGATGTTGTGTCGGGTGCGGGTATAGAAGGTAACGCCAATGGCCGCAAATACGAATTGATCAGCCAAAAGGCACTTGGAAGAGATGTAGCGGTGGATGTTCCCAAAGGGGCAACATTAAGTATACTGGTTGAGGACGGGAATCCGATCGGTACGGTCGCATTAGGCGATGAATTGAAAGAAACGAGCAGAACGCTGATACAGGCATTGAAGCATTACAATATAAAACCGATTATGGCTACAGGCGACAATGAAACGGCTGCCCAAGGAGTAGCAGAGAAACTGGGCATTGAATACAGAGCCAATCAATCGCCGCAAGATAAATATGATTTAGTGGAATCACTGAAAAATAATGGACAAACGGTCATTATGGTCGGCGACGGCGTAAACGATGCACCATCCCTTGCAATAGCAGACGTGGGTATTGCAGTCGGTGCGGGAACGCAAGTCGCCATTGATTCCGCTGATGTGATTTTGACTCAGTCGGATCCAGGAGATATTGAATCCTTTATCGAATTGGCCAACAAAACAACCGGTAAAATGAAACAGAACCTCGTGTGGGGAGCCGGATACAACTTTATCGCCATTCCCATAGCTGCGGGGGGTCTAGCTTTCATTGGAATTACGTTGGTTCCTGCAGTAGGAGCAGTTCTGATGTCCGTATCCACCGTTATCGTGGCTATTAATGCGATGACATTAAAGCTAAAGAATTAG
- a CDS encoding metalloregulator ArsR/SmtB family transcription factor — MAKEICDVVCVDEEKVERVQQQLSEQNPLEVAKIFKALSDDTRIKIAYALSLEDKLCVCDVANIIGSSTATASYHLRLLNNMGLAKYSKEGKLVYYSLDDAHVKHLVQVAFIHQKEVVSVG; from the coding sequence ATGGCAAAAGAGATTTGTGATGTGGTCTGTGTAGATGAAGAAAAGGTGGAACGAGTCCAGCAGCAACTGTCTGAACAAAATCCATTGGAAGTGGCGAAGATCTTCAAGGCGTTGTCGGACGATACGCGTATCAAGATTGCCTACGCCTTATCGCTGGAGGACAAACTGTGTGTGTGTGACGTTGCGAATATCATCGGTTCATCTACCGCAACCGCCTCCTACCACCTGCGACTACTGAATAATATGGGGTTGGCGAAATACAGCAAGGAAGGCAAGTTGGTCTACTACTCACTGGATGACGCGCATGTAAAACACTTGGTGCAAGTGGCCTTCATTCATCAGAAGGAGGTTGTTTCCGTTGGTTGA
- a CDS encoding F510_1955 family glycosylhydrolase: MKKKRMGIAVLSALLLLAGCSNDTADSFEVPFEGELSHVHGMGYAGGGNDLYFASHSGPKIYRDGEWFETADNFFDYMGFNAVDEGFYSSGHPSADSDLPNPLGIQRSTDGGETLEEIAFQGETDFHAMAVGYTSHDIFLLNPAKNSLLEAGFYKSNDIGESWEPVKASGLEGEVMALALHPTDSNFVAAATSTGVYFSRDGGENFEAITSENETGTAVHFTEDQLYFGSYGTAAALVKYTMENEELETVNIPDLPQDAIAFIAQNPTDERELAIYSLQGNAYLSEDGSQTWETLLEEGKIK; the protein is encoded by the coding sequence ATGAAAAAAAAGAGAATGGGCATAGCGGTACTGTCGGCTTTGCTTTTGCTGGCAGGATGCAGCAACGATACAGCGGATTCATTTGAAGTTCCGTTTGAAGGAGAACTGAGCCACGTCCACGGTATGGGCTATGCAGGAGGTGGGAACGATTTGTATTTTGCATCACACAGCGGTCCAAAAATTTATCGTGATGGCGAATGGTTTGAAACAGCGGATAATTTTTTCGATTATATGGGCTTTAACGCTGTAGATGAAGGCTTTTATTCTTCGGGACACCCGAGCGCAGATTCGGATTTGCCCAATCCGCTTGGGATTCAGCGGAGTACAGATGGCGGAGAAACCTTGGAAGAGATTGCATTTCAAGGAGAAACGGACTTTCATGCGATGGCTGTAGGGTACACCAGCCACGATATTTTCCTGCTCAATCCAGCAAAAAACTCCTTGCTCGAAGCAGGGTTCTACAAAAGTAACGATATAGGAGAATCGTGGGAGCCGGTCAAAGCTTCAGGATTAGAAGGAGAAGTGATGGCGCTCGCCCTTCATCCGACAGATTCGAACTTCGTTGCTGCAGCTACTTCTACAGGTGTGTATTTCTCACGTGATGGCGGCGAAAATTTTGAGGCGATTACATCGGAAAATGAAACAGGCACAGCGGTGCATTTCACCGAAGACCAGTTGTATTTCGGAAGCTACGGGACAGCGGCGGCTTTGGTGAAGTATACTATGGAAAATGAAGAACTGGAGACGGTGAACATACCGGATCTTCCGCAAGATGCCATCGCTTTTATTGCACAAAATCCGACTGATGAAAGGGAACTGGCGATCTACTCACTCCAGGGCAATGCTTACTTGTCGGAAGACGGATCACAGACCTGGGAAACGCTGCTGGAAGAGGGGAAAATCAAGTAG
- a CDS encoding four-helix bundle copper-binding protein produces the protein MAHEQHQELIQALHDCAAECNHCFDACLQEEDVKMMAQCIRLDRECADICAFLEHAITRNSPFVSELAAVCATICEACADECEKHADHHDHCKRCAEACRRCAEACRNVA, from the coding sequence ATGGCTCATGAACAACATCAGGAATTGATTCAGGCATTGCACGATTGTGCGGCGGAATGTAACCATTGTTTTGATGCTTGTCTGCAAGAAGAAGATGTGAAGATGATGGCCCAATGTATTCGATTAGACCGTGAATGTGCAGACATTTGCGCATTTCTGGAACATGCAATTACCCGCAATTCGCCGTTCGTTTCCGAACTGGCAGCCGTTTGCGCAACCATTTGTGAAGCATGTGCAGATGAATGCGAGAAGCACGCCGACCATCACGACCATTGCAAACGCTGTGCGGAAGCTTGCCGCAGATGTGCAGAAGCTTGCCGTAACGTTGCGTAA
- a CDS encoding DUF805 domain-containing protein yields the protein MKWFLIVMKKAFVFKGRARRKEYWMFALIAFLIGIATNVIDLLNGWMLTPAIGVLSALFSLLIFLPNISVSVRRMHDLGYSGWWVLIILIPILGPLLLLMMFCYDGESFPNRFGPNPKDTLEEATHDL from the coding sequence ATGAAATGGTTTTTGATTGTAATGAAAAAAGCATTTGTGTTTAAAGGAAGAGCGAGACGAAAAGAATATTGGATGTTTGCTTTGATTGCATTTTTAATTGGTATAGCTACAAACGTGATAGATCTTTTGAACGGATGGATGCTTACACCTGCTATTGGAGTTTTGTCTGCACTATTTAGTCTACTAATCTTCCTTCCAAACATTTCAGTCAGTGTCAGAAGAATGCATGATCTTGGATACAGCGGCTGGTGGGTGCTGATTATTCTTATACCGATTCTTGGTCCACTTCTTTTATTGATGATGTTCTGCTACGATGGTGAAAGTTTTCCAAATCGCTTCGGGCCGAATCCAAAAGATACTTTAGAAGAGGCAACTCATGACCTATAA